A genomic region of Palaemon carinicauda isolate YSFRI2023 unplaced genomic scaffold, ASM3689809v2 scaffold42, whole genome shotgun sequence contains the following coding sequences:
- the LOC137636868 gene encoding uncharacterized protein produces the protein MPYKSLKKRMRTILRKLVTLNGGKLRIPEARQEYINISSYVPTPAQEQILKMGLNCHFITRPRPTDKRLEMELLIDSILNLQERGALRTTNALQPLLLAKALTDRGRYSSSIVSKEMRAAAKELKRVAGVTVCWADKTAGLVLINTQEYHEKLDAILADLTKFERLTSNPVEDIKREVNCTIEAINAASNAVHLPMISGDFGLGYLYGNVKTHKQGNPLRPIISQCPTPIYQLAKRLNAILTPYVPNRYCVASSAEFLGRIKDVHGEGVIASMNVESLFTNVPVDETIDLIADRVYRDETTPELNIPEQALRTLLAICTKRAPFTTHRGHMYLQKDGMAMGSPLGVLFANFYVGVVEERVFSQVECPLAYFRYIDDTFVKAISTKAIENLRTFEDNSVFHFTLENSVNNSLPFLDILISSTNEEFQTTVYTKPTFLGMCLNGESECPARYKASTIKAFVCRALSHC, from the coding sequence atgccctacaagtccttaaagaagaggatgaggaccatcttgaggaagctggtcacccttaatggcgggaagctgcggatcccagaggccCGCCAGGAATACATcaacatctccagctacgtccctacgccagcacaggagcagatcctcaagatgggcctcaactgtcaCTTCATCACCCGACCTAGACCAACCGACAagcgcctggagatggaattacttatagattccatcctcaacctccaagaacgtggtgccctccggacgactaATGCCCTTCAGCCGCTCCTGCTCGCcaaggcccttactgataggggcaggtacagcagcagcatcgtttctaaggagatgagagctgctgctaaagagcttAAACGAGTTGCTGGTGTCACCGTCTGttgggccgacaagacagctggtCTCGTGCTCATCAACACCCAAGAGTACCACGAGAaattggacgccatcctcgccgacctgaccaaattcgagcgcctcacgagcaaccctgtggaagacatcaagagggaggtAAATtgtaccatcgaggccattaacgCTGCATCTAACGCagtacacctgcccatgatttcgggggattttggacttggttacctctacggcaatgtaaAGACCCataaacaaggcaacccacttcgaccaatcatcagccaatgccctacgcctatataccagctggccaagaggcTGAACGCGattctgacgccatatgtccctAACCGCTACTGTGTGGcatcctctgccgaattcctagggaggatcaaggacgtccacggagagggggtcatagcatcgatgaaCGTCGAGTccttgttcactaatgtccctgttgatGAAACCATCGACCtaatcgccgatagagtctacagggacgagacgactccggAATTGAACATCCCTGAACAAGCCctccggaccctccttgccatctgtactaagagggccccctttactactcaccgtgGGCACATGTACCTACAGAAGGATGGcatggcgatgggctcgcccttgggcgtactctttgccaacttttatgtgggagtagtagaggagagggtattctcccaagtcgagtgccccctcgcttacttcCGTTACATTGACGATACCTTCGTCAAAGCTATTTCCACCAAAGCCATCGAGAACTtaaggacctttgaggacaacagcgtcttCCACTTCACCCTAGAAAATAGCGtcaacaacagcctcccgttcctggacatCTTGATTTCATCTACCAACGAGgaattccagaccactgtctacaccaagcctacaTTTCTCGGCATGTGTCTGAATGGCGAGAGTGAATGCCCTGCCcgctacaaggcctcgaccatcaaggcctttgtatgcagggccttgtcacactgctag